From a single Aquarana catesbeiana isolate 2022-GZ linkage group LG09, ASM4218655v1, whole genome shotgun sequence genomic region:
- the LOC141107185 gene encoding olfactory receptor 5P76-like, whose product MDQTNMTAITHFIIVGFSDLPVLRVPIFLLVLLIYLITIGGNLTILILVCVDHRLHNPMYFFLANLSLADISCSTIALHKVLVTFIFGYNTISVLGCLIQILIYLSLLCDKLLILTAMSYDHFVAICNPLQYHIVMNHKVCIILATACWIWGFLESLPIFIELLGFTCYKSCKINHFFCDIVPLRKLSCNDTHVLELYILVVGMLIATFTPFLLTFISYIFIISTILGFRSVSERHKAFYTCSSHLTVVILLYSSLIFQYVTPQSFVNLDLNKYFSLFNVAMVPILNPLIYSLKNKDVKAALGRRLTWLTTNK is encoded by the coding sequence ATGGATCAGACAAATATGACTGCAATCACACATTTTATTATTGTTGGGTTCTCAGATCTTCCTGTTTTGCGGGTACCAATTTTTCTCCTGGTCCTGCTTATTTATCTCATCACAATTGGAGGTAACTTGACTATCCTTATCTTAGTTTGTGTAGATCATCGTCTGCACAATCCCATgtacttttttttggccaatttgtccTTAGCAGACATCTCTTGTTCTACAATTGCTCTACACAAAGTCCTTGTGACATTCATATTTGGCTATAACACCATTTCTGTTCTTGGCTGTCTCATACAAATTTTGATATATTTATCTTTGTTATGCGACAAGTTATTGATTTTGACAGCCATGAGTTATGACCATTTTGTCGCCATATGCAACCCATTGCAATATCACATAGTGATGAATCATAAAGTCTGCATAATTTTGGCCACTGCATGCTGGATTTGGGGATTTCTAGAATCCCTTCCTATATTTATTGAATTACTAGGCTTCACATGTTACAAATCTTGTAAGATAAACCACTTCTTCTGTGACATTGTGCCTCTAAGGAAGTTATCTTGCAATGACACTCATGTTCTAGAGCTGTATATACTTGTTGTTGGCATGTTAATTGCCACTTTTACTCCATTCCTTCTGACTTTCATTTCTTATATTTTCATAATTTCCACCATACTTGGGTTCCGTTCAGTCTCTGAAAGGCATAAAGCTTTCTACACATGTTCCTCACATCTAACTGTGGTAATCCTTCTATACAGCAGCCTTATCTTCCAGTATGTGACACCACAATCCTTTGTCAACTTAGACTTGAATAAATATTTCTCTTTGTTTAATGTAGCCATGGTGCCTATACTGAATCCGCTGATATACAGCTTAAAGAATAAGGATGTAAAAGCAGCTTTGGGAAGGAGATTAACGTGGTTAACCACAAATAAATAA